A single genomic interval of Cucumis sativus cultivar 9930 chromosome 7, Cucumber_9930_V3, whole genome shotgun sequence harbors:
- the LOC105436076 gene encoding uncharacterized protein LOC105436076 codes for MSEPRPVKRRESPWGMPEGDDRQPKAHRCNDRAEDVIQACFEGNPFKTVPGPFKLFWQCMRSKPGEEPTEPYTYLDFDPPKREVKLELPS; via the exons ATGAGCGAGCCAAGGCCTGTGAAAAGGAGAGAAAGCCCATGGGGAATGCCGGAAGGAGATGATCGCCAACCTAAGGCTCACAGATGCAATGACAGAGCTGAGGATGTCATCCAA GCTTGTTTTGAAGGGAACCCATTTAAGACTGTTCCAGGACCATTCAAGCTGTTCTGGCAATGCATGCGTTCTAAACCTGG GGAGGAACCAACAGAGCCATATACATATTTGGACTTCGATCCTCCAAAGAGAGAGGTGAAACTTGA GTTACCCAGTTAA